CCGCGGGGTCGGGCACGATGTTGCCCCAGAGCCCCGAGTGCACGTCGCTCTTTGCGCTGGCGAGCTCCACCTCGACCTCCAGCAGACCCCGGAGGCTCACGGTGATCCCCGGGAGGTCGAGGCTGGGGTTCTCGCAGTCGGTGAGGACCATCGCGTCGGCCCCGAAGGCGTCGGGGTAGGCGTCCATGAAGCGCGCGAGGTTCGGGCTCCCGATCTCCTCCTCGCCCTCGATGAGGAGCTTGACGTTGCAGGGGAGCGCGCCGGTCTCGCCGAGCCACGCCTCCATCGCGAGCAGGTGGCTTAGCCAGCCGCCCATGTCGTCGGCCGAGCCACGCCCGTAGAGGCGATCGCCCTTGCGCACGAGGGTGTGAGGGGGCGTGTCCCACGCCTCGCCCGCGACAGGCTGCACGTCGAAGTGCCCGTACACGAGGATCGTCGGCTTGCTGGGTCCGGCGCCCATCCACTCCGCGGCGACGCAGGGGAGCGCGTCGGGGAGCTCGAGCACCCTCGCGCGGCTCATGCCGAGGGCGCCGAGGTCGGCCACGAGCACACGCGCCAGCTCGAGCACGTGCGGGGCACGCGACGGATCGCTCGAGATGGGCGCGAACGACAGATAGCGGTCGAGCCGAGAGAGCGAGCCCTCGACGGCCTGCTCGGCGCGCGCGGCGACGCGGACCGCGGGGGATTCGTGGGCGGGGGTCGTGCTCATGGTTCGCCGCGTAGCACATCGAGCGACGCCGGGCCTCGCTCGATCGCGTCTCAGGTCTGGCGACGAACCGCTCAGGGGGAGAGGCGCACGCGGGTCCACGCGCCGTCGGGGCCGCGGGTGTAGCGCACGCGGTCGTGGAGGCGGCTCGCGCGGCCCTGCCACAGCTCGACCTGCGTGGGCACGACGCGGAAGCCGCCCCAGCCGTCGGGGAGCGGCACCGGTCCGCCCTCGAAGCGCGCCGTCACCTCGGCCATCTTGGCCTCGAGCTCGTCGCGCGACGCCAGCACGGCGCTCTGCCGTGACGCCCAGGCGCCGAGCTGGCTCTGGCGCGGGCGCGTGCGGAAGTACTCCCCCGACTCCTCCCGCGACACGCGCTCGGCGCGCCCCCTCACGCGGACCTGGCGCATCGCCCCGAGCCAGTCGAACACGAGGGCGCACGCCGGGTCGCGCGCGAGCTCACGCGCCTTGCCGCTCTCGTAGCTGGTATAGAAGACAAATCCCCTTTCATCTCGTGCTTTTAGCAGCACGATCCGGGCCTCGGGGCCGGCCTCTCCCAGGGTGGCGAGGGTCATCGCGTTGGGCTCGGGGAGGCCCGCCGCGAGGGCCTCGCCGAGCCACACGTCGAACGCGACGAGCGGGCACTCCGGCAGGGTCGCGGGGTCGATGCCGTGATCGCCGTACTCTTCCCGCAGCGCCGCGAGGGCGACGGGATCCACGCGCGTCGACGAGGGCGTCGAGGGCGAGGGCGAGGGCGAGGGCGAGGGGCGCGACGAGGGCGGCATCCGCGCGAGGTTACCAGCGGCGGAGCTTCGGGTAGGATGCATTCCGAGGGGTCCGCTGGGGCCCTTGCGGGAGCGCACCATGACCCACTCGGCGGACACCCCCCCACGCAGCGAGCCGCAAGCGGGCGGCGCGAGCCTCGCGCCCATCGACCCGCCGCGCCTCTACGACGAGATGAACCGCCTCGCCGAGCGGCTGCTCGAGCTGCCCCACGGCGCGAAGGCCGGGCGCCCGCACCCGCTGCTCGTGTCGCTGCTCCGCGACGGGGCGATGGTCGTGTACGTGCCCGCCCGCGTGTGGGACGACGCGCGCTCGCTCGTCGCGCCGTTCGCGCAGCGGTGCGCCGAGGGCACCGCGCTCCTCGTGCTCGTCGGGCGGCCCCGCTTGCGCGACTACACGCGGGCGAGCGGCCTCGGCATCTCCACGGTGCTCCCCGAAGACGCCTGCCGCGAGGAGCTGGAGATCGCGACTGACCGCGCGTTCGAACTGCTCGAGGCGAAGGGCCACGCCGAGAGCCGCGCCGCCTCTCTGTCGCGCTTTCGCTTCGAGACCGACGAGCTCGTCGACATCGCGCGGGCCATGACCACCGAGCGCGACGTCGACAAGCTGCTCGGTCTCATCCTGCAGAAGAGCCGCTTCGTCACCGGCGCCGACGCGGGCAGCATCTACGTCGTGGAGAACGAGGGGGAGACCCTCCGCTTCAAGCTCTCTCAGAACGACAGCATCTCGTTCGACTCGCGCGAGTTCACGATGCCCCTCTCGAACCGCTCCATCGCGGGCGCCGCGGCCGTCGAGAAGCGCGCGATCATGATCGAGGACGTGTACGCGCTGCCCCCGTCGTCCACGTTCGCCTTCGACCGCCGCTTCGACGAGAAGATCGGGTACCGCACGAAGAGCATGATGACCGTGCCGCTCATCTCGCAGCGCGGCGAGGTGCTGGGGGTCATCCAGCTCATCAACAAGAAGCGCGATCCCCGGGCGAAGGTCGTGGGCGACGACGCCGTGGCGCTCCAGGTGGTGCCCTTCGACGAGCGCAGCGCCGAGCTGCTCGGGCTCGTGGCCGCGCAGGCGGGCATCTCGCTCGAGACGGCCACGCTCTACCAGGAGATCCAGGCGCTGTTCGAGGGGTTCGTGGGCGCGAGCGTCGAGGCCATCGAGTCGCGCGATCCGACCACCAGCGGTCACTCGCGTCGCGTCGCGAACCTCACCGTGGCGCTCGCCAAGGCGGTCGACCGCACGGCGAGCGGCCCCTACGCCGCGGCGACCTTCGGCCGGGAAGACCTCCGCGAGCTCGAGTACGCCAGTTTACTTCATGATTTCGGAAAGATAGGGGTACGCGAGAGCGTGCTCGTGAAGGCGAAGAAGCTCTTCGACGAGCGACTCGAGCTCATCCGCGCGCGCTTCGATTTCGTGGCGCGCTCCATCGAGACCGACATCCTCTCGCGCAAGCTGCAGGCGGTGGAGCGCCAGGCCCCGCTGTCGGAGCTGCGGGCGCTCGACGACGAGCTCACCCGGCGGATCCGCGCGCTCGACGAGTCGATGCAGACCATCCTCGCCGCGAACGAGCCCACCGTGCTCGCGGCGGGCGACTTCGCGAAGATCGAGGCGCTCGCGAAAGAGTGGTACCTCGACCTCCGGGGTGAGACCCGCCTCTTGCTCGAGCCCGACGAGGTCACGGCCCTGTCGGTGAAGAAGGGCTCGCTCACCCCGGTCGAGTACGACGAGATCACCCAGCACGTGACCCACACGTTCCGCTTCCTCTCGCGCATCCCGTGGGGCAAGGCGCTGCGGCGCGTGCCGCACATCGCGGGGGCGCACCACGAGCGCGTGAACGGCACGGGGTACCCGAACCGCCTGCGCTCGGAGGAGATCCCCGTGCAGTCGAAGATGATGAGCGTCACCGACATCTTCGACGCCCTGACGGCGAGCGATCGCCCCTACAAGAAGGCCGTTCCGCTCGAGCGCGCGATCGACATCCTCGAGTACTCGGTGAAGGACGGCCACGTCGACGGCGACCTCGTGCGCATCTTCAAAGAGGCGCGCTGCTGGGAGGCGACACGGCCGTGAGCCTGCTCGGAGCCGGGAGGCGCGCGGCCACCCACCTCACACGCCGAGGGTTCCTCGCGGGGTGCGCGGCGTTGGGGGCGAGCGGGGCCAGCGGGTGCACCTCCACGACGCCCAGCGACGCAGGGGACGCGGGCGACGCGGGCGAGCTCCCGCTCGACGTCTTCGTGACGGAGCAGCTCGCGCTCGCCAAGCTGCCGGGCCTCTCGGCCGCCATCGTGAAGGGCGGCAAGCTCGCGCTCCTGCGCCACTACGGCGCCGCCGATCTCGAGGCCCGCCGCGCGCCGGCGGACGACACGGCGTTCTTCCTCGCGTCGCTCTCCAAGACCACCACGGGCATCGGGGCCATGCGCCTCGTGGAGGCCGGCAAGCTCGCGCTCGACGAGGACGTGAACACGTACCTGCCCTTCAAGGTGCGCAACCCGCGCTTCCCCGAACAGAAGATCACGACCCGCCACCTCATGACCCACACGTCGGGTGTCCACGAGACCGGCGTTCGCCTGCTCTCGCTCGCGAAGCCGGGCGATCCGACGACGTCGCTCCAGGAGCTGCTCGAGCCGTACCTCGTGCCGGGAGGCGCGACGTACGTCGCGGGCGAGAGCTACTCGCCCGAGGTGGCGCCGGGGCAGCGGTTTCTCTACTCGAACTTCGGGGCCGCCCTCGTGGGGCTCGTGATCGAGCGCGTCAGCGGGAAGCCCTTCGCGGCGTACATGCGCGACGAGGTGTTCGCGAAGCTCGGGCTCGTGAACACTGGGTTTTCTGCTGCGCGATCTCGACGCGGCGAAGATAGCTGTACCCTACACCTACGTGACGGGCAAAGGCCAGGTCGCCGAGCCGCAGACGAGCGTGCCCTACCTGCCCGCCACAGCCCTGCGGACACCGGCGAAGGAGCTCGCGAAGCTGCTGCTCGCGGTGGCGCGCGGCGGCGAGCTCGACGGCGCGCGCGTCCTCTCCGCCGAGACCGTCCGCGAGATGACCCGCGCGCAGGTTCCGGCCGCGGAGAAGGGCAACGACATCGACGGGCAAGGCCTCTTGTGGGAGCACCGCGTGGTGGCCGGGGAGCGGTGTTACGGCCACGGGGGCAGCTACTACGGCGCGTCCACGCGCATGCACATCCGCCCCGACGGTCTCGGCGTCATCACCCTCGCGAACGGCGACGTGCACCTGCGGCTCTCGGCCACCCGCCCCGAGGAGCTCTCGGCCTACCAGGCGATCGAGGCGCGGCTCTTCGCCGAGGGCGCCCGGCTCGGATAGCTCGCCCTCCTCCGGGTCGTGCAGGCGATTCCCTTGGTCGCCGGCCACCGTGGGCCCTACGGCCTTCGTCTTGACCGACGAGATGCTCGGCGGGCCGGCCTACGGCGAGCGCGACCACGGCCGGCCAAAGAGCGCCGGCGCGACGCCCGAGCGTGGTCCATACACGTGCATAGTACACATGTCACCGCGACCTCAGGGGAGCCGCGACAGGCCAAAGAAGCGCGCCGCGCTCGCGGCCGCGCAGACGCCCACGTCGAGCGCGTAGGTGCCGGGGGCGCCGCAGGGCGCGTCGGCCCCGCGCGTGGCCATGGGCGCGCCGTGGCCCATGCCTCGCACGAGGCCGAGCTCGACCCGCACCGTGCCGGCGGAGTCCTTGTAGGCGCGTCGGGTCACAGCGCCGAGGGTGGTCTCCTCGTCGGCCACGGCGTCGATCCCCGCGACGTGGGTCCACTGGCTGACCAGCGCGTCGGCGTTGGCGGGCTTCACGATCGGGTCCTGATCGCCGTGCCAGAGCTGCACGCGGACCCGCGCGCTCGGGGCCGCCGCCGCGCGCACGAGATCGCCCCATTGGGCCGGGGAGAGACTCTTTGGAGCGCTGGCGCACCCCGCGCCCTCGAACGCGGTCTTCGCGCAGCCGAACGGGATCGCCGCCTGGAGGCTCGCCGCCTCGAACAGCTCCGGGTACCCCGCGAGGAGCGCGGCGGCCATCGCGCCACCCGCGGACAGGCCGGCGACGTACACGTGGTCCGCCCCGAGGCGCGCCTTGGCGTCGAGAGCTAGCGCCGCGATCGAGGCGGCCTCGCCCCTGCCCCGCGACGCGTGCTCGGGCGCGAACCACCGGAAGCAGGTCGTCGGATCGTTCGGCGCCGTCTGCTCGGGGTAGAGCGCCGCGAACCCGTACGCGCGCGCCGCGTCCGACCAGCCGCTGCTCGCCGCGTCGGACGCGCGCTGCGTGCACCCGTGCAGCACCACGACCAGGGCGCGGGCCGGGTTGCCCGCGGGCGCCTCGGCGAAGGCGACGAGCCCGCCAGGGTTCTCCGGTGGCGACGCGTACGCGCGCAGCGAGAAGCCCGGCAGGGGCCCGCCGTCAGCCGGCGGCTCGGGCACGGCCGCGTCGACGGGCGTCACGGGTCCCCCGTCGACCGGCGGGGCGGGCGCCACGGGCCCCGCGTCCCCCGAGGTGGTCGAGGAGCTGCACGCGAGCGGCCCGAGCGAGGTGGTCACGGCGAGGGCGACGAGGGCGGCAGCGCGCTTCATGGCCGGCACCCTGCCACCGTTTGCACCGTGCTGCAACGCAACACGCCACGCCGAAGCCGTGTGTGAGAGGCGTTGGAAGCCGATGGATCTGGATGCTGCGTCGCAACATGGCGCCCGCCCGGGGGATGCAGGTACTCCATCTCGTCGTCGCTCCACATGCTGGACGTCGAGCTCGGCTGGGAGTGGACGCTCGTGAGGCACCTCTTCCTGCGCGCCGCGGTGGGCGGCGGTTCACGCTGGGCTCGTCGACGAACATCGCTCCCGAGTTCGCGCGCGCGCGCGCCGCGCCTCACGGCGGCCTTCGCGAAGGCAGGCGAGACCTACCTCGACGACACGTACCGCTCGTACGTGTTCACACCCGTGGTGTAGGCCTGGCTCGGCTACGCGTTCTAGATTCACGCCCCGCCGCTGATTTGCTCCCCGCCGACGCGCGCGGCACGGCGACGCGCAACTCTGCTATTTCCACCGGTGCGTGGAAGACCTCCCCGACACCGCCTACCGACGCACCCTCGATCGCTACGCGCTCTACGGCGAGATCGCGGCCGGGGGGATGGCGCGCGTCCATTTCGGGCGAGTGCTCGGCGCGCAGAGCGTGCCGCGCGTGGTCGCCATCAAGTGCCTCCTGCCCGAGCTCGCGGTCGACCCCACCTTCGTCCGCATGTTCCTCGCCGAGGGCCGGCTCGCGTCGCGCGTTCGGCACCCGAACGTCGTCGCGACCCACGACGTCGTGTCGCTGCCCGCCGGCGCGGAGGGCTCGCCCGGCCAGCTCTTCCACGTCATGGAGTACGTGGCGGGTGACTCGCTGTCGCGGCTGGTGCGCAAGTCGCGCGAGCGCGGCGTCCCGGTGCCACCGCGCGTCGCGGTGAGCGTCGCGTGTGGCCTGCTCGAGGGGCTGCACGCGGCCCACGAGGCGAAGAGCGAGACCGGCGAGCCGCTCGGCCTCGTGCACCGCGACGTCTCGCCGCAGAACGTGATGGTCGGCGTCGATGGCCTCGCGCGCGTGCTCGACTTCGGCGTCGCCACGGCGACCCACCTCGTGGACGAGGCGCCCGACCAGATCAAGGGCAAGGTCGGCTACATGGCGCCCGAGCAGCTCGCGCACGAGGGGGTCGATCGGCGGACCGACCTGTACGCCGCCGCCGTGGTGCTGTGGGAGACGCTCACGGGTCGACGCCTCTTCAAGGCCGACAACCTCTCCGCCCTCATCGTGAAGGTGATGGCCGATCCGGTGGAGGTACCCAGCACCTACGCAGACGGAATCCCTAGCGATATCGACATGATACTCATGAAGGCGCTCTCGCGCGACGTGCGCGATCGGTGGACGACCGCGCGCGAGCTCGCGGTGTTGCTGGAGGGCGCGCTGCCGCCGGCGCCGGCGCGCGACGTGGGCGCGTGGGTCGAGGAGGTCGGCGGAGACCGCCTGCGGTACCGGGCCGAGGTCGTCGCGGCGATCGAGGCGCAGTCGATCGCCCACCTGAAGGTGCCGAGCGCGGCGCGCTCGCTCGGGCGCATCACGGTCGAGAGCGCGAGCTCCGATCTGACCGGCCTCGACGCGGACGCGCTGCCGGGCGCCGTCGAGCAGGCGCTCGCCAGCGATCCGCAGATCAAGGCCGTCATGCTGCGCCGCTCGCAGCCGCTCTTCGGGGCCGAGCCGTCGACGTCCAGGCTCCCTCAGCTTCAGGCCGGGCGCGCGAATCCCTGCGCGCCGGAGCGCGGGCAAGAGCCGCCGCCCGGGGCGCAAGCGACTCTTGGGGCCGCGCCCGTCGCGCCCGTCGCGCCCGTCGCGCCCGCGCCGTTCGCGCCGGTCGTGGACACCCCCGCTCCGACCCCACCGCGACCGCAGCCCGCGCGCGCTGCCAAGCGTGGCCTGAGCAGCGGCGCGCGCTCGGCGCTCCTCGCCCTCGGGGTGCTCGTGCTCATCGTGTGCGCGGCCTACGCGGGGCTCACCCTCGGCAGGATCGATCCGCCGTAGCGCGCGCGGACTCGGGCTCGCCGCCCGATCCTGCGGATCAGCTGCCCCGCGCGCCCGGCAGGGGGCACGACTCTCGGCCGGTCTTCTCGTCGTACTGCTGGTGGTAGTCCTCCGCCTTCCAGAAGACCTTGAGCGGCGCGAGCTCGGTGGTGATGGGGCGGGGGCGGCGGGTCTGCTCGGCCGCCATCGACGCCCGCGCGGCCGCGTCCTGCGCCGCCGAAAACGTGTAGATTGCACTCCTGTATTGGTCGCCCACGTCGGGCCCCTGGCGGTTCTTCGTCGTGGGGTCGTGCGAGCTCCAGAAGGTCTCGAGCAGCTTGAGGTAGGTGACCTGGCCGGGGTCGAACTCCACGAGGACGACCTCGGCGTGGCCGGTGCCGTGCGCGCACACCGTCTCGTAGGTAGGGGCCTCGGTGTGGCCGCCCGCGTAGCCGACCGCGGTCGCGACCACGCCCGGGACACGGCGGAAAGTGTTCTCCGAGCCCCAGAAGCAGC
This genomic window from Myxococcales bacterium contains:
- a CDS encoding PHB depolymerase family esterase; the encoded protein is MKRAAALVALAVTTSLGPLACSSSTTSGDAGPVAPAPPVDGGPVTPVDAAVPEPPADGGPLPGFSLRAYASPPENPGGLVAFAEAPAGNPARALVVVLHGCTQRASDAASSGWSDAARAYGFAALYPEQTAPNDPTTCFRWFAPEHASRGRGEAASIAALALDAKARLGADHVYVAGLSAGGAMAAALLAGYPELFEAASLQAAIPFGCAKTAFEGAGCASAPKSLSPAQWGDLVRAAAAPSARVRVQLWHGDQDPIVKPANADALVSQWTHVAGIDAVADEETTLGAVTRRAYKDSAGTVRVELGLVRGMGHGAPMATRGADAPCGAPGTYALDVGVCAAASAARFFGLSRLP
- a CDS encoding beta-lactamase family protein; translated protein: MSLLGAGRRAATHLTRRGFLAGCAALGASGASGCTSTTPSDAGDAGDAGELPLDVFVTEQLALAKLPGLSAAIVKGGKLALLRHYGAADLEARRAPADDTAFFLASLSKTTTGIGAMRLVEAGKLALDEDVNTYLPFKVRNPRFPEQKITTRHLMTHTSGVHETGVRLLSLAKPGDPTTSLQELLEPYLVPGGATYVAGESYSPEVAPGQRFLYSNFGAALVGLVIERVSGKPFAAYMRDEVFAKLGLVNTGFSAARSRRGEDSCTLHLRDGQRPGRRAADERALPARHSPADTGEGAREAAARGGARRRARRRARPLRRDRPRDDPRAGSGRGEGQRHRRARPLVGAPRGGRGAVLRPRGQLLRRVHAHAHPPRRSRRHHPRERRRAPAALGHPPRGALGLPGDRGAALRRGRPARIARPPPGRAGDSLGRRPPWALRPSS
- the pdxH gene encoding pyridoxamine 5'-phosphate oxidase; this translates as MPPSSRPSPSPSPSPSTPSSTRVDPVALAALREEYGDHGIDPATLPECPLVAFDVWLGEALAAGLPEPNAMTLATLGEAGPEARIVLLKARDERGFVFYTSYESGKARELARDPACALVFDWLGAMRQVRVRGRAERVSREESGEYFRTRPRQSQLGAWASRQSAVLASRDELEAKMAEVTARFEGGPVPLPDGWGGFRVVPTQVELWQGRASRLHDRVRYTRGPDGAWTRVRLSP
- a CDS encoding GAF domain-containing protein gives rise to the protein MTHSADTPPRSEPQAGGASLAPIDPPRLYDEMNRLAERLLELPHGAKAGRPHPLLVSLLRDGAMVVYVPARVWDDARSLVAPFAQRCAEGTALLVLVGRPRLRDYTRASGLGISTVLPEDACREELEIATDRAFELLEAKGHAESRAASLSRFRFETDELVDIARAMTTERDVDKLLGLILQKSRFVTGADAGSIYVVENEGETLRFKLSQNDSISFDSREFTMPLSNRSIAGAAAVEKRAIMIEDVYALPPSSTFAFDRRFDEKIGYRTKSMMTVPLISQRGEVLGVIQLINKKRDPRAKVVGDDAVALQVVPFDERSAELLGLVAAQAGISLETATLYQEIQALFEGFVGASVEAIESRDPTTSGHSRRVANLTVALAKAVDRTASGPYAAATFGREDLRELEYASLLHDFGKIGVRESVLVKAKKLFDERLELIRARFDFVARSIETDILSRKLQAVERQAPLSELRALDDELTRRIRALDESMQTILAANEPTVLAAGDFAKIEALAKEWYLDLRGETRLLLEPDEVTALSVKKGSLTPVEYDEITQHVTHTFRFLSRIPWGKALRRVPHIAGAHHERVNGTGYPNRLRSEEIPVQSKMMSVTDIFDALTASDRPYKKAVPLERAIDILEYSVKDGHVDGDLVRIFKEARCWEATRP
- a CDS encoding serine/threonine protein kinase, with translation MEDLPDTAYRRTLDRYALYGEIAAGGMARVHFGRVLGAQSVPRVVAIKCLLPELAVDPTFVRMFLAEGRLASRVRHPNVVATHDVVSLPAGAEGSPGQLFHVMEYVAGDSLSRLVRKSRERGVPVPPRVAVSVACGLLEGLHAAHEAKSETGEPLGLVHRDVSPQNVMVGVDGLARVLDFGVATATHLVDEAPDQIKGKVGYMAPEQLAHEGVDRRTDLYAAAVVLWETLTGRRLFKADNLSALIVKVMADPVEVPSTYADGIPSDIDMILMKALSRDVRDRWTTARELAVLLEGALPPAPARDVGAWVEEVGGDRLRYRAEVVAAIEAQSIAHLKVPSAARSLGRITVESASSDLTGLDADALPGAVEQALASDPQIKAVMLRRSQPLFGAEPSTSRLPQLQAGRANPCAPERGQEPPPGAQATLGAAPVAPVAPVAPAPFAPVVDTPAPTPPRPQPARAAKRGLSSGARSALLALGVLVLIVCAAYAGLTLGRIDPP
- the msrA gene encoding peptide-methionine (S)-S-oxide reductase MsrA; the protein is MRAIIPGILTSAFTSAVAVAALATLAGCRGGATTAPADATLALGVAAKTVPKIGADPGHAGRGTPLSPAPGHELAAFAEGCFWGSENTFRRVPGVVATAVGYAGGHTEAPTYETVCAHGTGHAEVVLVEFDPGQVTYLKLLETFWSSHDPTTKNRQGPDVGDQYRSAIYTFSAAQDAAARASMAAEQTRRPRPITTELAPLKVFWKAEDYHQQYDEKTGRESCPLPGARGS
- a CDS encoding M20/M25/M40 family metallo-hydrolase; this encodes MSTTPAHESPAVRVAARAEQAVEGSLSRLDRYLSFAPISSDPSRAPHVLELARVLVADLGALGMSRARVLELPDALPCVAAEWMGAGPSKPTILVYGHFDVQPVAGEAWDTPPHTLVRKGDRLYGRGSADDMGGWLSHLLAMEAWLGETGALPCNVKLLIEGEEEIGSPNLARFMDAYPDAFGADAMVLTDCENPSLDLPGITVSLRGLLEVEVELASAKSDVHSGLWGNIVPDPAVTLVALLARLVDEDGRLRFGRKDIEPGWLASSWDVPLTPEVIRVGARLREGVEPLPAKGLSPAAWAWRQPAVTVLSTTFPAPGTEKNAIRARASAKLSLRVAPGQTGDELLALVSAELGRDVPGGLAVEVRRLPAASASWDYVAEGRAFDAADRAYTKAWGRAPLRIGIGGSIPFVALFGERFSTLPLILNGVIDPETGAHGPNESMHLGVYRKTVAANVYLYEELAALGRPL